From Budorcas taxicolor isolate Tak-1 chromosome 19, Takin1.1, whole genome shotgun sequence, the proteins below share one genomic window:
- the FADS6 gene encoding fatty acid desaturase 6, which translates to MEPAGGAPRESAGAEALLGELEARVQEVVRASSWWERHGVDCAILALSLFALPPGFLCLRSDRPLVFALGITILGVCHYTLTVKGSHLATHGALTESRGWSKVWTLFFVEVCTSFTAEYAKYGHVKMHHGYTNVLGLGDSSTWRLPCLNRYVYMFLAPLLIPIITPLVAVERLREVELRTALRTLGLISLGLYSQYWLLLNVSGFQSPGSALACMLITRSLLAHPYLHVNIFQHIGLPMFSPDKKPRRIHMMSLGVLNLPRLPVLDWAFGHSLISCHVEHHLFPRLSDNMCLKVKPVVSQFLHEKQLPYNEDSYLARFRLFLQRYEEFMVQTPPITELVGLQ; encoded by the exons ATGGAGCCGGCGGGGGGCGCGCCCCGGGAGAGCGCCGGGGCCGAGGCGCTGCTGGGCGAGCTGGAGGCGCGGGTGCAGGAGGTAGTGAGGGCGAGCTCGTGGTGGGAGCGCCACGGCGTGGACTGCGCCATCCTCGCGCTCAGCCTCTTCGCTTTGCCACCCG gGTTCCTGTGCCTGCGCTCTGACAGGCCCCTGGTCTTTGCCCTGGGCATCACCATCCTGGGGGTGTGCCACTACACGCTGACCGTCAAGGGCAGCCACCTGGCCACTCACGGCGCCCTCACCGAGTCCAGAGGCTGGAGCAAGGTCTGGACGCTTTTCTTTGTGGAG GTATGCACGTCCTTCACTGCGGAGTATGCCAAGTATGGACACGTGAAGATGCACCATGGCTACACCAACGTGCTGGGCCTGGGGGACTCAAGCACGTGGAGGCTGCCTTGCCTCAACCGCTACGTCTACATGTTCCTCGCTCCTCTCTTGATCCCCATCATAACCCCGCTGGTGGCTGTGG AGCGGCTGAGAGAGGTGGAGCTCAGGACGGCCCTGCGGacactgggcctcatctccctgggcCTTTATTCTCAATACTGGCTGCTCCTGAATGTGTCTGGCTTCCAGAGCCCCGGCTCGGCCCTGGCCTGCATGCTCATCACCAGGTCCCTGCTGGCCCACCCTTATCTCCACGTCAACATCTTCCAG CACATCGGGCTGCCCATGTTCTCCCCCGACAAGAAGCCCCGACGGATCCACATGATGAGCCTGGGGGTGCTTAACCTGCCCCGGCTGCCCGTGCTGGACTGGGCATTCGGCCACTCTCTCATCAGCTGCCACGTGGAACACCACCTCTTCCCCAGGCTCTCCGACAACATGTGCCTGAAG GTGAAGCCTGTGGTGTCCCAGTTCCTCCACGAGAAGCAGCTGCCATACAACGAGGACTCCTACCTGGCTCGGTTCCGGCTGTTTCTCCAACGCTACGAGGAGTTCATGGTGCAGACTCCTCCCATCACAGAGCTGGTGGGGCTGCAGTGA